A portion of the Bifidobacterium lemurum genome contains these proteins:
- a CDS encoding PucR family transcriptional regulator: MLEDMSKDFLELLADGPDAADERVRLTAFECLFNGLDDERVASLFTLLGWSGDFTCYAIAGTPAVAPALAAGAAKGAASSAGGHAGSAAGSAGSAGTTGAAAGSAGYAGAVGTKGAKGAATPTPTPIPASGPAVATAATAARMSITRTIAGLGGDSLIGEHDGLVIALVRQSGAATPEVTCTHTLPAFAADRPVCLGPSRQGVSGAMHTVRAVLFALKAAPAVSPHDVPRPMRADDVLPERALIGDEDARRELVSSVYGSLTAGGPDDPTLLTVSTFLQCGGSLETVAKELNVHPNTVRYRLKRAAESTGWDATDPREAYVLTTAIALGRIHTAH, encoded by the coding sequence ATGCTGGAGGATATGAGCAAGGACTTCCTCGAATTGTTGGCCGACGGGCCGGATGCCGCCGACGAACGCGTGCGGCTGACGGCGTTCGAGTGTCTGTTCAACGGTCTTGACGACGAACGCGTCGCCTCGCTGTTCACCCTGCTGGGCTGGTCCGGCGACTTCACCTGTTACGCAATCGCGGGCACGCCCGCCGTCGCCCCCGCATTGGCGGCCGGTGCCGCCAAGGGTGCCGCCAGCTCCGCCGGCGGGCACGCTGGTTCCGCAGCCGGTTCCGCAGGATCCGCTGGTACCACTGGCGCAGCAGCAGGTTCCGCTGGGTACGCCGGTGCCGTGGGCACCAAGGGTGCCAAGGGTGCCGCTACGCCCACACCCACACCCATACCCGCAAGCGGACCCGCCGTCGCCACGGCGGCCACAGCCGCACGCATGTCGATCACCCGCACCATAGCGGGGCTTGGCGGCGACAGTCTAATCGGGGAACATGACGGACTGGTCATCGCATTGGTCCGCCAATCCGGCGCGGCCACCCCCGAAGTGACCTGCACGCACACACTGCCGGCCTTCGCCGCCGACCGACCGGTATGCCTCGGTCCGTCGCGGCAGGGCGTCTCCGGCGCGATGCACACCGTACGCGCCGTACTGTTCGCGCTCAAAGCCGCGCCCGCCGTCTCCCCACACGATGTGCCGCGCCCGATGCGCGCCGACGACGTGCTGCCCGAACGCGCGCTTATCGGCGACGAAGACGCGCGCCGCGAACTCGTCTCATCCGTATACGGCAGCCTCACCGCGGGCGGACCCGACGACCCGACCCTGCTGACGGTATCCACCTTCCTGCAATGCGGCGGCTCGCTGGAAACCGTGGCCAAGGAACTCAACGTGCACCCCAACACCGTGCGCTACCGCCTCAAGCGCGCCGCCGAATCCACCGGCTGGGACGCCACCGACCCCCGCGAAGCCTACGTCCTCACCACCGCCATCGCCCTAGGCCGCATCCATACCGCCCACTAA
- a CDS encoding AtzH-like domain-containing protein, which translates to MANDAARLSVMFADDSDGAPVTRADDAGVLYGRRSIAGFRKARAAAPSRTLLRRTYRMLGAAAAVVVSEFEKTTGGIVLQTQVWQLLDDDWKIVSAHLTYPRPAVDTRVWRVAGSPLVAGKYERGTEQHDTGLPLAGLSVAVKDLYGVEGQIIGAGSEAYLEEGAPQQRNSWPVQRLLDAGADVLGIARTDEFAYSIAGTNVHYGTPPNPQASGRISGGSSSGSASAVAMGQVDIGLGSDTGGSVRVPSSYQHLWGIRTTHGLIPMEGVLPLAQSFDTVGWMTRDWRLLERVAEAMIPKGDGRHVPQPRLSGHVVWADELLDLVSDDMAQALGRWFDGLRGSPDLAQADVHIEHRTLGDMLGPDHGGDAADRLDGWLNTFKVVQGYEAWCNHGEWVSKHWPTLGDDVASRFRVASKLGRDDYDAACARKSRYREDVRLALGSDVLLVPSASGVAPSIADASIGGESIERSRTATMRLTCIAGLSGLPAVNIPLRTADGLPCGVCAVGPAGSDVELIAFAGRLSELASV; encoded by the coding sequence ATGGCCAATGATGCCGCGCGTTTGTCGGTGATGTTCGCCGACGATTCGGACGGCGCGCCCGTCACACGCGCCGATGATGCGGGCGTGCTGTACGGGCGGCGGTCCATCGCAGGGTTCCGCAAGGCGAGGGCGGCCGCCCCCTCCCGCACGCTGCTTCGGCGTACCTATCGCATGCTGGGTGCCGCCGCGGCCGTGGTGGTCAGCGAATTCGAGAAGACCACCGGCGGCATCGTCCTGCAGACGCAGGTCTGGCAGCTGCTTGACGACGATTGGAAGATCGTCTCGGCGCATTTGACTTATCCTCGCCCTGCCGTGGATACGCGCGTCTGGCGCGTTGCCGGTTCGCCCCTTGTCGCGGGGAAGTATGAACGCGGGACGGAACAACATGACACCGGACTGCCTTTGGCCGGGCTCAGCGTGGCGGTCAAGGACCTTTACGGAGTGGAAGGGCAGATCATCGGCGCGGGCAGTGAGGCGTACCTTGAGGAAGGCGCACCGCAGCAGCGCAACTCCTGGCCGGTGCAACGCCTGCTGGATGCCGGCGCGGACGTGTTGGGCATCGCACGGACGGACGAGTTCGCCTATTCGATCGCCGGCACCAATGTGCATTACGGCACGCCACCCAATCCGCAGGCGTCGGGCCGCATTTCGGGCGGCTCCTCATCCGGATCCGCTTCGGCCGTTGCCATGGGGCAGGTCGACATCGGTCTCGGCAGCGATACGGGCGGCTCGGTGAGGGTGCCCTCGTCCTACCAGCATCTGTGGGGCATCCGCACCACGCACGGGCTGATCCCCATGGAAGGCGTGCTGCCTCTGGCCCAGTCTTTCGACACCGTGGGGTGGATGACCCGCGACTGGCGGCTGCTTGAGCGGGTGGCTGAGGCCATGATTCCGAAGGGCGACGGTCGCCATGTTCCGCAGCCGCGATTGTCCGGCCATGTGGTTTGGGCGGATGAATTGCTGGATCTTGTCAGCGATGACATGGCCCAGGCGTTGGGGCGATGGTTCGATGGGCTGCGCGGCAGCCCCGATCTTGCGCAGGCCGACGTGCATATCGAGCATAGGACGCTGGGCGACATGCTCGGGCCGGATCATGGCGGCGACGCCGCCGATCGTTTGGACGGCTGGCTGAACACGTTCAAAGTGGTCCAAGGGTATGAAGCTTGGTGCAACCATGGCGAGTGGGTGTCGAAGCATTGGCCGACGCTGGGCGACGACGTGGCATCGCGTTTTCGCGTCGCGTCTAAGCTGGGACGGGACGATTATGATGCGGCGTGCGCTCGCAAATCGCGCTACCGCGAAGATGTGCGGCTGGCGCTGGGCAGCGACGTGCTGCTGGTCCCCAGCGCGTCCGGCGTCGCGCCGAGCATTGCCGACGCCTCCATCGGCGGCGAATCCATCGAACGCAGCCGTACTGCCACCATGCGTTTGACCTGCATTGCGGGATTGTCCGGCTTGCCAGCCGTGAATATTCCATTGCGTACGGCCGACGGATTGCCTTGCGGCGTATGCGCCGTGGGGCCTGCGGGCAGCGATGTCGAACTTATCGCCTTCGCCGGGCGTTTGAGCGAACTGGCCTCAGTCTGA
- a CDS encoding ATP-binding protein: MNPNGCGGAVCLDSDRHMGWAAMDFKRNVYDELLAWRNSPHRKPLLLRGARQVGKTHMLRTLGAQEYQSLSYVTLFNQDAKEAMEQVKSPSMLLDNMEAYTGVRAEPGNTLLVIDEVQEVPALYEQIKTFNETYPDMHLALAGSYLGLAMHSGVSFPVGNVDIVTMTPMTYAEFLRAVGDGILADALEAQNIETLTALTSRLEQRFRQYCVIGGMPAVVEGFIESGYAQARRIQNVLLSNYDMDFSKHPSKGVDVERIRLVFSQAIPSHLAQENNHKFMFSHIGKGARASQYESAVQTIVDSGLALRVHKVKVPRKPLRLYEDQSSFKLYMHDVGLLGAALAVSPADIVTNDRGLVEYKGVMAEQFVCQELVAAGFAPSYWNNDSSTAEVDFVFSSSRGVTPLEVKAGEGRTKRSLQGLCAEYGLHGWRASMRGYKEQDWLTNIPLWMVGTMFRPSGEEDFAPDAGADLGAIEEPERTEAIGE; this comes from the coding sequence ATGAATCCGAACGGCTGCGGAGGCGCTGTATGCTTGGATTCCGATAGACATATGGGGTGGGCGGCAATGGACTTCAAACGTAACGTGTATGACGAATTGCTCGCATGGCGAAACTCTCCTCATCGCAAGCCTTTGCTGCTTCGAGGCGCGAGACAGGTCGGCAAAACCCATATGCTGCGTACTTTGGGCGCTCAGGAGTACCAATCGCTTTCGTATGTCACCTTGTTCAACCAGGATGCCAAAGAGGCGATGGAGCAGGTCAAATCGCCTTCCATGCTGCTCGACAACATGGAGGCGTACACCGGTGTGCGCGCGGAACCCGGAAACACGCTGCTCGTTATCGATGAGGTCCAGGAAGTTCCCGCCTTGTACGAACAGATCAAAACGTTCAACGAGACGTATCCGGACATGCACCTCGCTTTGGCAGGCTCGTATCTTGGGTTGGCGATGCACAGTGGCGTGTCGTTCCCCGTGGGCAATGTGGATATCGTCACTATGACTCCGATGACCTACGCCGAGTTCCTTCGTGCCGTTGGCGACGGTATATTGGCGGACGCGCTTGAGGCGCAGAACATCGAGACGCTGACGGCCCTTACCTCGCGTTTGGAGCAACGCTTCCGTCAATATTGCGTGATCGGCGGTATGCCGGCGGTTGTCGAAGGCTTTATCGAATCGGGATATGCGCAGGCGCGGCGAATCCAAAACGTGTTGCTTTCGAATTACGACATGGATTTCTCGAAGCATCCGTCCAAAGGCGTGGATGTCGAACGTATCCGTCTGGTGTTTTCCCAGGCCATTCCTTCGCATCTGGCGCAGGAGAACAACCATAAATTCATGTTCAGCCACATAGGCAAAGGGGCGCGCGCCTCGCAGTATGAGTCGGCTGTGCAGACGATCGTCGATTCCGGCCTTGCGCTGCGTGTGCACAAGGTGAAAGTGCCGCGTAAACCGTTGCGGCTGTATGAGGATCAGTCGTCGTTCAAACTGTATATGCATGATGTGGGATTGCTGGGCGCCGCTCTTGCCGTAAGCCCGGCGGATATCGTCACCAACGATAGGGGCTTGGTCGAATATAAAGGAGTGATGGCGGAACAATTCGTCTGCCAGGAATTGGTGGCCGCCGGTTTTGCGCCGTCGTATTGGAACAACGACAGTTCCACCGCTGAAGTCGACTTTGTGTTTTCCAGCAGTCGCGGTGTGACTCCTTTGGAAGTGAAAGCCGGAGAAGGGCGCACCAAGCGTAGTTTGCAGGGATTGTGCGCCGAGTATGGGCTGCACGGGTGGCGCGCTTCCATGCGGGGGTACAAGGAGCAGGATTGGCTGACCAATATTCCTTTATGGATGGTCGGCACGATGTTCCGTCCCTCCGGCGAGGAGGATTTCGCTCCTGATGCGGGCGCGGATTTGGGAGCGATCGAGGAACCGGAGAGGACGGAGGCAATCGGCGAATAG
- a CDS encoding glycoside hydrolase family 3 N-terminal domain-containing protein: protein MIGINISDVISVLQSVMPQLIAIGVAIILATIVTLAVNRRSVRNVAVRKLVHSQSWLMVLVASTIAVCMMLFGPLATLLNNASITRYQLSQDTVADANVLAEDVQSEAITLLKNDDESLPLGDDAVNVFGWGSTNPVYGGTGSGSISDQYEKVSLLQGLEQAGIETNTELSELYTDYRADRPVSQIWSVDWTLPEVPAAQYSDSLIEDAKAFSDKAVIVIARVGGEGVDLPTDMTAEGITYTNNSEEYADFEAGEHYLQLSQTEQDLIDLVTSNFDDVTLIYNGANAFQFDFLDQYPQIQSVLWCPPTGQTGFSALGEVLTGAVNPSGKTSDTFVRNLKQTPTWNNFGSFFYDNVDEFVRTSSFSGADVTPSFVNYTEGIYVGYKFYETAADEGAIDYDAVVQYPFGYGLSYTTFSQGMGDVTYADGTVSFDVTVTNTGDTAGKDVVEVYYNPPYTNGGIEKTTANLVEFAKTDELAPGESQTISIEFEDDDMASYDYENAEAYVLEAGDYVVSINSDSHTVIDEQTVNVAETITYDTESNTHDGDQTVATNQFEYAEGDLTYLSRADGFANYAEATAAPTNYSMSDEQKTTFINNGNYDPADYNDDSDEMPTTGADNGVRLADLTGKDYDDPLWDDLLDQLTFDDMDNLIANAGFGNAAIDSIGKIQLTDADGPAALNNNFTGVGSIGFPSSTAFACTWNVDLATRFGEMIARMAQDMHISGWYAPAMNIHRSAFGGRNFEYFSEDALLSGVMASSEIAAVQKEGVYAFMKHFALNDQETNRNSMLCTWSNEQAIREIYLKPFEMSVKDGGATAAMSSFNYIGTTYAGGYAPLLNTVLRDEWGFRGFVETDYFGNFDVYQNADQAIRNGNDAMLSTMDTSNHVSDTSATSVQAMRTAAHNILYTTANSWMYAEGEPETVTPVWKTITYVAIGVIAVLVVGFEVLTIRRYLSRRADTVSVA from the coding sequence ATGATTGGCATCAATATCAGCGATGTCATTTCGGTGTTGCAATCGGTCATGCCGCAACTGATTGCCATCGGCGTCGCAATTATATTGGCGACTATCGTCACACTGGCAGTGAATCGCAGGAGCGTTCGTAATGTTGCGGTGCGTAAGCTAGTCCACTCGCAGTCTTGGCTGATGGTGTTGGTCGCCTCGACCATAGCCGTCTGCATGATGTTGTTCGGTCCGCTGGCGACGCTGCTGAACAATGCGTCCATCACCAGATATCAACTGTCGCAAGACACTGTCGCGGACGCGAACGTTCTGGCCGAGGATGTTCAGTCGGAAGCGATCACGCTGTTGAAGAACGACGACGAGAGCCTCCCGCTTGGGGACGATGCCGTCAACGTGTTTGGTTGGGGGTCGACGAATCCGGTGTATGGAGGCACCGGATCAGGATCCATCAGCGACCAGTATGAGAAGGTCTCATTGCTGCAGGGCCTGGAGCAGGCAGGTATCGAGACCAATACGGAATTGAGCGAGCTGTATACGGATTATCGTGCCGATAGGCCGGTCTCTCAGATTTGGAGTGTGGATTGGACGTTGCCTGAAGTGCCGGCTGCCCAGTACTCCGATTCTCTGATTGAGGATGCCAAGGCTTTCTCCGACAAAGCTGTCATCGTTATCGCGCGCGTCGGTGGCGAGGGTGTCGATTTGCCGACGGATATGACCGCCGAAGGTATCACCTACACCAACAACTCCGAGGAATATGCGGATTTCGAGGCCGGTGAGCATTATTTGCAGTTGAGCCAGACCGAGCAGGACCTGATTGATCTGGTCACGTCAAACTTCGATGACGTGACGCTGATTTACAACGGCGCGAACGCCTTCCAATTTGATTTTCTCGATCAGTACCCGCAGATTCAATCCGTGCTGTGGTGTCCTCCGACAGGTCAAACCGGATTCTCTGCGTTGGGTGAAGTGCTGACGGGAGCTGTTAATCCATCAGGCAAGACTTCCGATACATTTGTGAGGAATCTCAAGCAGACGCCGACTTGGAACAACTTCGGCTCATTCTTCTACGACAATGTCGACGAATTCGTACGTACTAGCAGTTTCAGCGGTGCTGATGTGACTCCAAGCTTCGTAAATTACACGGAGGGTATCTATGTGGGTTACAAGTTCTATGAGACGGCCGCCGACGAAGGCGCGATCGACTACGACGCGGTGGTGCAGTATCCGTTCGGTTACGGTCTGAGCTACACCACCTTCTCCCAGGGGATGGGCGATGTGACCTACGCGGACGGCACGGTCTCCTTCGACGTGACCGTCACCAACACGGGCGACACCGCGGGCAAGGATGTGGTCGAGGTCTACTACAACCCGCCGTACACCAACGGCGGCATCGAGAAGACCACCGCCAACCTCGTCGAATTCGCCAAAACCGACGAGCTCGCCCCGGGCGAATCCCAGACCATCTCGATCGAGTTCGAGGACGACGACATGGCCTCCTACGACTACGAGAACGCCGAGGCGTATGTGCTCGAGGCCGGAGACTACGTGGTGTCCATCAATTCGGACTCCCACACGGTGATCGACGAGCAGACCGTCAACGTGGCCGAGACCATCACCTACGACACCGAAAGCAACACGCACGACGGCGACCAGACCGTGGCGACCAACCAGTTCGAGTACGCCGAGGGCGATCTGACCTATCTGTCCCGCGCCGACGGCTTCGCGAACTACGCCGAGGCCACCGCCGCCCCGACCAACTACAGCATGTCCGACGAGCAGAAGACCACCTTCATCAACAACGGCAACTACGATCCGGCCGATTACAACGACGATTCGGATGAGATGCCGACCACCGGTGCCGACAATGGCGTGCGTCTGGCCGACCTGACCGGCAAAGACTACGACGATCCACTGTGGGACGACCTGCTTGACCAGCTGACCTTCGACGATATGGACAACCTCATCGCCAACGCTGGCTTCGGCAATGCGGCCATCGACTCCATCGGTAAGATCCAGCTTACGGATGCAGACGGTCCTGCGGCGCTGAACAACAACTTCACCGGCGTGGGTTCCATCGGCTTCCCGTCGTCGACCGCGTTCGCCTGCACTTGGAATGTGGACTTGGCAACGCGATTCGGAGAGATGATCGCGCGTATGGCCCAGGACATGCACATCTCCGGTTGGTATGCGCCGGCCATGAATATTCACCGCAGCGCGTTTGGCGGCCGCAACTTCGAGTACTTCTCCGAGGACGCTTTGCTTTCCGGCGTGATGGCCTCCAGCGAGATTGCCGCCGTGCAGAAGGAGGGCGTGTATGCCTTTATGAAGCACTTCGCGCTCAATGACCAGGAGACGAATCGCAACAGCATGTTGTGCACCTGGTCCAACGAGCAGGCGATTCGTGAGATCTACCTCAAACCTTTCGAGATGAGCGTCAAGGACGGTGGCGCCACGGCCGCCATGAGTTCCTTTAATTACATCGGCACCACGTATGCGGGTGGATACGCTCCGCTGCTGAATACGGTGCTTCGCGATGAATGGGGATTCCGAGGCTTCGTTGAGACGGATTACTTCGGCAACTTCGATGTCTACCAGAACGCCGATCAAGCCATCCGCAACGGCAACGACGCGATGCTGTCGACGATGGACACCAGTAATCACGTGTCTGACACCTCGGCCACCTCGGTCCAGGCGATGCGCACCGCCGCCCACAACATCCTGTACACCACCGCCAACAGCTGGATGTACGCGGAAGGCGAGCCCGAAACGGTCACTCCGGTGTGGAAGACCATCACTTATGTGGCCATCGGCGTAATCGCAGTGCTGGTCGTGGGATTTGAAGTGCTGACCATCAGGCGCTATCTGTCCCGTCGTGCGGACACGGTGAGTGTCGCATAG
- the rplA gene encoding 50S ribosomal protein L1 yields the protein MVKRSKKYREAAERIDRNNLYTANEAIALIKSMPAYNFDQTVEAVFRLNVDPRKADQLVRGTVNLPHGTGKTAKVLVFARGPKATEAIEAGADIVGDDDLITKVAGGFLDFDAVVATPDMMGKVGRLGRVLGPRGLMPNPKTGTVTMDVAKAVADIKGGKIEFRVDKNGNLSFLIGKLSFDESALDENFKAVADEVKRLKPSTVKGRYLTKATITSTMNPGVPVDPNTLA from the coding sequence ATGGTAAAGCGTTCCAAGAAGTACCGCGAAGCTGCCGAGCGCATCGATCGCAACAACCTCTACACCGCCAATGAGGCCATCGCTCTGATCAAGAGCATGCCCGCCTACAACTTCGACCAGACCGTCGAAGCGGTGTTCCGTCTGAACGTGGACCCGCGCAAGGCCGATCAGCTGGTGCGTGGCACGGTCAACCTGCCCCACGGCACCGGTAAGACCGCCAAGGTCCTCGTGTTCGCCCGCGGCCCGAAGGCCACCGAGGCCATCGAGGCCGGCGCCGACATCGTCGGCGATGACGACCTGATCACCAAGGTCGCCGGCGGCTTCCTCGACTTCGATGCCGTCGTCGCCACCCCGGACATGATGGGCAAGGTCGGCCGTCTCGGCCGCGTGCTCGGCCCCCGTGGCCTCATGCCGAACCCGAAGACCGGCACCGTGACCATGGATGTGGCCAAGGCCGTCGCCGACATCAAGGGCGGCAAGATCGAGTTCCGCGTGGACAAGAACGGCAACCTGAGCTTCCTCATCGGCAAGCTGAGCTTCGATGAGTCCGCTCTGGACGAGAACTTCAAGGCCGTGGCCGACGAAGTCAAGCGTCTCAAGCCGTCCACCGTGAAGGGCCGTTACCTGACCAAGGCGACGATCACCTCCACGATGAACCCGGGCGTTCCGGTCGATCCGAACACTCTCGCCTGA
- a CDS encoding GHKL domain-containing protein, with product MDPQTLLPPSFAAINSFPLEILFVEALLLYKKPRKTLFVARALITVVACFLLNIGLYMLQLPDWLALSRFVIVFLLTLAGIRWCFHISVQEVLFQGVAAYALQYCSESIIYLVNIALGVDLFSQYPAAVSAEFPISALPLGLLFSWLFRRHEGERISDTALLCVSATVLAITMVISFAQWMYLPLDNRATRIICLVYAILCSLLSLVIQSGLLVQSRWRHEAELADRMLRLNQQQYELSRNTIDLINVKSHDLKKQINLLRNSSATMPTSQALDSIEQAVDHYDSLAKTGNPALDTILTDKLLSAQHQNVTLHYLVDGKAFGQLDAIDLYAIFGNILDNAFEAVAPLDSRLRVIDLKATRSGSMAVIRCSNYRAPSPSVLSTSICRRPPNRTRTGTDSVSPAFA from the coding sequence ATGGATCCACAAACCCTTCTTCCTCCATCATTCGCCGCAATCAACAGTTTCCCTTTGGAAATATTGTTCGTAGAGGCACTACTGCTGTATAAGAAACCTCGCAAGACATTGTTTGTCGCTCGTGCGCTGATAACCGTTGTGGCTTGTTTCCTTCTCAATATTGGTCTTTACATGCTCCAGCTGCCCGACTGGCTCGCTTTGTCACGGTTCGTCATTGTTTTTCTGCTTACTCTGGCCGGCATACGCTGGTGTTTCCACATCTCCGTGCAAGAAGTCTTGTTCCAAGGCGTTGCCGCATACGCGCTTCAATACTGTTCCGAAAGCATCATCTATTTAGTGAACATCGCGCTAGGCGTCGATTTGTTCAGCCAATACCCCGCAGCGGTGTCCGCTGAATTTCCAATCAGCGCATTGCCTCTCGGACTGTTGTTCTCATGGCTGTTCCGCCGTCATGAGGGCGAGCGAATTAGCGACACGGCGCTGCTCTGCGTCTCGGCCACAGTACTCGCCATCACCATGGTTATCAGCTTCGCGCAATGGATGTATCTGCCGCTGGACAATCGCGCGACCCGCATCATCTGTCTTGTCTATGCAATCCTCTGCTCGCTACTTTCCTTAGTGATTCAATCTGGATTGCTAGTACAGTCACGGTGGCGTCATGAAGCTGAACTAGCCGATCGCATGCTGCGCCTCAACCAGCAGCAGTACGAACTCAGCCGCAACACCATCGACCTGATCAATGTCAAAAGCCACGATCTCAAGAAACAAATCAACCTGTTGAGGAACAGCTCCGCGACCATGCCCACCAGTCAGGCGTTGGATTCCATCGAGCAGGCTGTGGATCATTACGATTCGCTGGCCAAAACCGGAAATCCCGCCTTGGATACCATACTCACGGACAAACTGCTCTCGGCGCAACATCAGAATGTCACATTGCATTATCTGGTGGACGGCAAGGCGTTCGGCCAGCTTGACGCCATTGATTTGTATGCGATATTCGGCAACATCCTCGACAACGCGTTCGAGGCCGTCGCACCGTTGGATTCCCGGCTGCGGGTCATCGACCTCAAAGCCACCCGTTCCGGCAGCATGGCGGTGATTCGATGCAGCAACTACCGCGCTCCCTCCCCGTCCGTCTTATCGACGAGCATCTGCCGACGACCACCAAACCGGACAAGGACTGGCACGGATTCGGTCTCGCCAGCATTCGCATGA
- the rplK gene encoding 50S ribosomal protein L11, whose protein sequence is MAPKKKVSALIKLQIQAGKANPAPPLGPALGSHGVNIMDFCKAYNDATKDKMGQVVPVEITVYEDRSFTFVLKTPPAAALLLKAAGVEKGTENPLTHKVGSVTKAQVREIAEIKMPDLSARDVEAGMKIIEGTARSMGITVTD, encoded by the coding sequence ATGGCTCCCAAGAAGAAAGTCTCGGCGCTGATCAAGCTCCAGATTCAGGCTGGCAAGGCCAACCCGGCCCCGCCGCTGGGTCCGGCCCTCGGCTCCCATGGCGTGAACATCATGGACTTCTGCAAGGCGTACAACGACGCCACGAAGGACAAGATGGGCCAGGTCGTGCCGGTTGAGATCACCGTCTACGAAGACCGCTCCTTCACCTTCGTCCTCAAGACCCCGCCGGCCGCGGCTCTGCTGCTCAAGGCCGCCGGTGTTGAGAAGGGCACCGAGAACCCGCTGACCCACAAGGTCGGCTCCGTCACCAAGGCCCAGGTCCGCGAGATCGCCGAGATCAAGATGCCCGACCTGTCCGCCCGCGACGTCGAGGCCGGCATGAAGATCATCGAGGGCACCGCCCGCTCGATGGGCATCACGGTCACGGACTGA
- a CDS encoding LytR/AlgR family response regulator transcription factor, whose amino-acid sequence MLRIAVIEDTPLDRNQLLTVLQSYAESHAMEYQVSEFANADMFLDRYRPIWDLIFMDIEMPGSNGMQAAHLLRQMDADVPLVFLTKVASLATDGYDVNALAYIIKPVTPEVFSLKMRHVLAHIGKRTEASLTISGRNSTTRVSISSIAYVEVNRHTIIFHTNKGNVTSYGTLRTIEEQLSPYGFLRCSQSFLVNPQYVSGVQGDNVLIHDERLPISRSRKREFLQSLAAYLGAMQ is encoded by the coding sequence ATGCTGCGCATCGCCGTCATCGAAGACACACCGCTCGACCGCAATCAGCTACTGACAGTGTTGCAGTCATATGCCGAATCTCACGCAATGGAATATCAGGTCAGCGAATTCGCAAATGCCGATATGTTCCTCGACCGCTACCGGCCTATCTGGGATTTGATTTTCATGGATATCGAAATGCCCGGCAGCAATGGTATGCAGGCAGCTCATCTTCTACGACAAATGGATGCCGATGTTCCGCTGGTGTTCCTCACCAAAGTGGCCAGCCTGGCAACAGACGGATACGACGTCAATGCACTGGCTTACATCATCAAGCCAGTGACACCGGAAGTGTTCTCTTTGAAGATGCGCCATGTGCTTGCGCATATCGGCAAACGCACCGAAGCCTCACTCACCATTAGCGGGCGCAACAGCACCACACGTGTCTCAATATCCTCCATAGCCTATGTGGAAGTGAACAGGCACACCATCATCTTTCATACCAATAAAGGCAACGTCACCTCCTACGGCACGCTCAGAACCATCGAAGAACAACTGTCTCCATACGGATTCCTCCGCTGCAGCCAGAGTTTTCTCGTCAATCCGCAATACGTAAGTGGCGTACAGGGCGATAACGTGCTTATCCATGATGAACGGCTGCCAATCAGTCGGTCACGCAAGCGCGAGTTCCTTCAGTCCTTAGCCGCTTATCTTGGTGCAATGCAGTGA